The Pseudomonas allokribbensis genome has a window encoding:
- a CDS encoding GAF domain-containing protein, translating into MIDLQQSGQGLEGYGMLAAQLESLLADERDFIANAAQFSAFLFNQLDDLNWAGFYLNRNEELVLGPFQGQIACVRIPFGRGVCGAAAASLQTQRVEDVHAFPGHIACDSASNSELVVPLVKDGRLIGVLDLDSPKLSRFGADDQAGIERLAAIFLRLTDC; encoded by the coding sequence ATGATTGATTTGCAACAGAGCGGCCAGGGCCTCGAAGGCTATGGCATGTTGGCCGCGCAATTGGAGTCGCTGCTGGCGGACGAGCGCGATTTCATCGCCAACGCCGCGCAGTTTTCGGCGTTCCTGTTCAACCAGCTCGATGATCTGAACTGGGCCGGTTTCTACCTCAATCGCAATGAAGAGCTGGTGCTCGGCCCGTTCCAGGGCCAGATCGCTTGCGTACGCATTCCGTTCGGTCGCGGTGTGTGTGGCGCGGCGGCGGCCAGTCTGCAGACACAACGGGTCGAAGACGTTCACGCGTTCCCCGGCCACATCGCCTGTGACAGCGCGTCGAACAGCGAACTGGTGGTGCCGTTGGTCAAGGATGGTCGGCTGATTGGCGTACTCGACCTCGACAGCCCGAAGCTTTCGCGTTTCGGCGCAGACGATCAGGCTGGTATCGAACGACTGGCGGCGATCTTCCTACGCCTGACCGACTGCTGA
- a CDS encoding MarR family winged helix-turn-helix transcriptional regulator translates to MNDLSADALKLDSQLCFKLYAASRAVIRAYKPMLDQLGLTYPQYLAMLVLWEWQGAAPEQPTVKALGERLALDSGTLTPLLKRLEQLQLVQRQRSARDEREVHLSLTLQGQALREQVGPLKDRLLCDSGVDLDRLNELRTGLDHLLGQIKALS, encoded by the coding sequence ATGAACGATCTGTCAGCCGATGCGCTGAAGCTCGACAGTCAGTTGTGCTTCAAGCTGTACGCCGCGTCCCGGGCCGTGATTCGTGCCTACAAGCCGATGCTCGATCAGCTCGGCCTGACCTACCCGCAATACCTGGCGATGCTGGTGCTGTGGGAATGGCAGGGCGCGGCGCCGGAACAACCGACCGTCAAGGCACTGGGCGAGCGTCTGGCGCTGGATTCCGGGACGCTGACGCCGCTGCTCAAGCGTCTGGAGCAACTGCAACTGGTGCAGCGCCAACGTTCGGCGCGGGACGAGCGTGAGGTTCACCTGAGCCTCACGCTTCAGGGCCAGGCGCTGCGCGAGCAGGTCGGGCCTTTGAAGGACCGGTTGCTGTGCGACAGTGGCGTGGACCTGGATCGTCTCAACGAACTGCGTACCGGGCTCGATCATCTGCTGGGGCAAATCAAAGCGCTGTCGTAG
- a CDS encoding ATP-binding protein: MDSRLNAFLERAESVLARIEPLLPAPRPVIDWGTCLAARWQRDGRSGYLLPLEVSLDMRLSDLIGVDRQLEQLGRNTQQFLDGMPANHALLWGSRGTGKSSLVRALLAEHAKAGLRLIEIERDHLADLPRVVEQIGKLPQRFVLFCDDLSFESGEGDYRVLKSVLDGSLEQAPDNVLLYATSNRRHLVPEKESDNENWKRVDGELHPSEAVEDKIALSDRFGLWLSFYPFTQEHFLNVVEHWIGQLAAKAGLSWQRDEQLDILAVRWATGRGNRNGRCAYQFARYWVGLKLLEHKA; encoded by the coding sequence GTGGATTCCCGATTGAATGCTTTTCTTGAGCGCGCCGAGTCGGTTCTGGCGCGGATCGAACCGCTGCTGCCTGCACCACGCCCGGTCATCGACTGGGGCACTTGCCTGGCCGCACGCTGGCAGCGTGACGGTCGCAGCGGCTATCTGCTGCCGCTGGAAGTCAGCCTCGACATGCGTCTGTCGGACTTGATCGGTGTCGATCGGCAACTGGAGCAACTGGGCCGAAATACCCAGCAGTTCCTCGACGGCATGCCGGCCAACCATGCGTTGCTCTGGGGTTCGCGCGGTACCGGTAAATCCTCGCTGGTACGGGCGCTGCTGGCCGAGCACGCCAAGGCTGGTCTGCGTCTGATCGAGATCGAACGCGATCACCTGGCCGACCTGCCACGGGTGGTGGAGCAGATCGGCAAACTGCCGCAACGTTTCGTGCTGTTTTGCGATGACCTGTCGTTCGAGTCCGGCGAAGGTGATTACCGGGTGCTGAAAAGCGTGCTGGATGGCTCGCTGGAGCAGGCGCCGGACAATGTGTTGCTGTACGCCACCTCCAACCGTCGCCATCTGGTGCCGGAAAAGGAAAGCGACAACGAAAACTGGAAGCGCGTCGATGGCGAACTGCACCCGAGCGAAGCGGTGGAAGACAAGATCGCCCTGTCGGATCGCTTCGGTCTGTGGCTGTCGTTCTATCCGTTCACCCAGGAACATTTCCTCAACGTCGTCGAACACTGGATCGGCCAGTTGGCCGCCAAGGCCGGCCTGAGCTGGCAGCGCGACGAACAACTGGACATTCTCGCCGTGCGCTGGGCGACCGGCCGTGGCAACCGCAACGGACGTTGCGCGTACCAATTCGCCCGTTACTGGGTGGGACTGAAATTGCTGGAGCACAAGGCATGA
- a CDS encoding transporter substrate-binding domain-containing protein, giving the protein MPSRLKTCLIVLSACLGLSAHATATPVTSQDLALLSRSSDKLLPVLLEHSQRDWLHNRNELILGTSAPDYPPFDMTASGRDYEGFTADYAGLIGQTTRLPVKVKRFATRDAAIRALIDGSIDMLGTSNGLEAENADIVLSSPYAIDQPVLVTRVGETRSLTDGLAGLRLSMLYHYLPLDEVKALYPKALITSYPSYQNAINAVAFDQADVFLGDTISTHYMISKGYLNNIRMANFGKHEAHGFSFAVRRDNPQLLGIIDSVLKAVPGSERENIAKRWSAGSDTLLTDQKLQLTHREEQWLKKHPVVSVVVNEAFAPLSFFDTDGNFRGISADLLELIRLRTGLRFEIRRSRSDAEMIKQIENHQADLIAALLPTALREETLKFSRPYLENSYVLLTRKAADSPTHLGQLKRKRLAIAQGNPMIEYLRREFPYIQLIETPDTFSAVALLDEGQVEGAVNSLVIANYFIASHIFEQPLQITTTIGTRQAAFSLATARDNTELGSIIDKTLMSITPEELGIINGRWRGYSSLSQGTWHQYRRLFYQVIGGASLLLLLSMLWNAYMRRQIKQRQSAERALNDQLEFMRSLVNGTPHPIYVRDRQGLLQSCNDSYLEAFNARREDVIGKSVMEGALNNAFEARAYQADYQRVVTEGRPLVLDRPLHIGNRRLTIYHWILPYRDSGGDVQGIIGGWIDISERHELLDELRAAKERADDANRAKSTFLATMSHEIRTPMNAVIGMLELTLKRMDKVHPDRSSIETAYSSAKDLLGLIGDILDIARIESGRLSLSPERVNLIETITSVVRIFEGLARQKRLTLVMDVSPPELNVDVHLDPLRFKQVLSNLISNAIKFTEKGQIRITLHLMASDVPDCSQVQLTVQDSGIGISAEDQRRLFEPFAQACQGRDRAISGAGLGLVISRSLCEMMGGQLQLSSQPGIGTQVSVSLPLAILPAEVTGRKHEPQIQTALVPLNVLVVDDHPANRLLMCQQLEFLGHHFSIAEEGQSALDQWKNGAFDLVIADCNMPVMNGYELTRAIRRHERLTQRPTCTVLGFTANAQPEEVLRCKQAGMNECLFKPLSLSVLSQWVDSVRPALISPAFNLQGLHALTGGNPAQTRRLLTELLNSSRLDRQDLLALSPGRDHQALAEMAHKIKGAARIAQASRLIDSCDALEQACLQALPVDEIKRRCKASSFAILELEKALEQQLTLTDQSRMTGP; this is encoded by the coding sequence ATGCCCAGTCGCTTGAAAACCTGCCTGATTGTATTGAGTGCATGCCTTGGTTTAAGTGCTCATGCAACAGCCACGCCCGTCACGTCACAAGACCTGGCCCTGCTCAGTCGTTCGTCCGACAAGTTGCTGCCGGTCCTGCTTGAACATTCGCAACGGGACTGGTTGCACAATCGCAATGAGTTGATTCTGGGCACGTCCGCTCCCGACTATCCGCCTTTTGACATGACCGCCAGCGGCCGCGACTACGAAGGTTTCACGGCCGATTATGCCGGGCTCATTGGCCAGACAACCCGTCTGCCGGTCAAGGTCAAGCGCTTTGCCACACGGGACGCCGCGATACGGGCATTGATCGATGGCAGCATCGACATGCTCGGTACGTCCAACGGGCTGGAGGCGGAAAACGCCGACATCGTGCTGTCCAGCCCTTACGCCATCGATCAACCGGTACTGGTCACCCGCGTCGGTGAAACCCGCTCACTGACCGATGGCCTGGCCGGCCTGCGGCTGAGCATGCTGTATCACTATCTGCCGCTGGACGAGGTCAAGGCCCTGTATCCCAAGGCCCTCATCACGTCCTATCCGTCGTACCAGAACGCAATCAACGCGGTCGCTTTCGATCAGGCGGACGTGTTTCTCGGCGACACCATTTCCACGCACTACATGATCAGCAAGGGTTATCTGAACAACATCCGCATGGCCAATTTCGGCAAGCACGAGGCCCACGGTTTCAGCTTTGCCGTTCGCCGCGACAATCCTCAACTGCTGGGCATCATCGATAGCGTGCTCAAGGCTGTCCCGGGCAGCGAGCGGGAAAACATCGCCAAACGCTGGAGTGCCGGCAGCGATACCTTGCTGACCGATCAGAAACTGCAACTGACCCATCGCGAAGAACAATGGCTGAAAAAACACCCGGTGGTGAGCGTGGTCGTCAACGAGGCCTTTGCGCCCCTGAGCTTCTTTGATACCGATGGCAACTTTCGCGGCATCAGCGCCGACCTGCTCGAACTCATCCGCCTGCGCACCGGCCTGCGCTTCGAAATCCGCCGCAGCCGCAGCGATGCCGAGATGATCAAGCAGATCGAAAACCATCAGGCCGACCTGATCGCCGCCCTGCTGCCAACCGCCCTGCGCGAGGAAACCCTCAAGTTCAGCCGCCCCTACCTTGAAAACTCCTACGTCCTGCTGACTCGAAAGGCTGCCGACAGTCCGACGCACCTGGGCCAGCTCAAGCGCAAGCGTCTGGCCATCGCCCAGGGCAACCCGATGATCGAGTACCTGCGCCGCGAGTTTCCTTACATCCAGTTGATCGAAACCCCGGACACCTTCAGTGCGGTGGCACTGCTCGACGAAGGTCAGGTCGAGGGCGCGGTGAACTCGCTGGTGATCGCCAACTATTTCATCGCCTCACACATCTTCGAGCAGCCCTTGCAGATCACCACCACCATCGGCACACGGCAGGCAGCCTTTTCCCTGGCAACCGCCCGGGACAACACGGAGCTGGGCTCGATCATCGACAAGACGCTGATGAGCATAACGCCCGAAGAACTGGGCATCATCAACGGTCGCTGGCGGGGCTACTCCAGCCTGTCGCAAGGCACCTGGCATCAGTATCGACGCTTGTTCTATCAGGTGATCGGGGGCGCCAGCCTGCTCTTGCTGCTGTCGATGCTCTGGAATGCCTACATGCGCCGCCAGATCAAACAGCGCCAATCGGCCGAACGCGCCTTGAACGATCAACTGGAGTTCATGCGTTCACTGGTCAATGGCACGCCCCACCCGATCTATGTGCGAGATCGACAGGGCCTGCTGCAAAGCTGCAACGACAGTTACCTCGAAGCCTTCAATGCCCGGCGTGAGGACGTCATCGGCAAGAGTGTGATGGAAGGTGCCCTGAACAATGCCTTCGAAGCCCGCGCCTATCAGGCCGACTATCAACGGGTGGTGACCGAGGGCAGGCCGCTGGTGCTCGACCGGCCGTTGCATATCGGCAACCGGCGCCTGACGATTTATCACTGGATCCTGCCTTACCGCGACTCCGGCGGCGATGTCCAGGGGATCATCGGCGGCTGGATCGACATCAGTGAACGTCACGAGCTGCTCGACGAACTTCGTGCTGCCAAGGAGCGCGCAGATGATGCCAACCGGGCCAAGAGCACTTTCCTGGCGACCATGAGCCACGAAATCCGCACGCCGATGAACGCGGTCATCGGCATGCTCGAACTGACACTCAAGCGCATGGACAAAGTGCATCCGGACCGCTCCAGCATCGAAACCGCCTACAGTTCGGCCAAGGATCTGCTGGGGCTGATCGGCGACATTCTGGATATCGCCCGGATCGAGTCCGGGCGCCTGAGCCTGAGCCCCGAGCGGGTCAACCTTATCGAAACCATCACCTCGGTCGTCAGGATCTTCGAAGGCCTGGCCCGGCAGAAACGGCTGACGCTGGTAATGGACGTCTCCCCTCCCGAACTCAACGTCGACGTACATCTGGATCCCTTGCGCTTCAAACAGGTGCTGTCGAACCTGATCAGCAATGCCATCAAGTTCACCGAAAAAGGCCAGATCCGGATCACGCTGCACCTGATGGCCAGCGATGTTCCTGATTGCTCGCAGGTACAACTGACGGTTCAGGACAGCGGCATCGGCATCTCTGCCGAGGATCAGCGGCGGCTGTTCGAACCTTTCGCCCAGGCCTGCCAAGGCAGGGATCGGGCAATCAGTGGCGCAGGGCTGGGACTGGTCATCAGCCGCAGCCTGTGCGAGATGATGGGAGGTCAGTTGCAATTGAGTAGCCAGCCCGGGATCGGTACACAGGTAAGTGTGTCGCTGCCGCTGGCTATCCTGCCCGCGGAAGTGACAGGCCGAAAACACGAACCGCAGATCCAGACCGCCCTTGTCCCGCTGAACGTTCTGGTGGTCGACGATCATCCGGCCAATCGCCTGCTGATGTGTCAGCAACTCGAGTTCCTGGGGCACCACTTCAGCATCGCCGAAGAAGGCCAGAGCGCACTGGATCAATGGAAAAACGGCGCATTCGATCTGGTCATCGCCGATTGCAACATGCCCGTCATGAATGGCTATGAACTGACCCGCGCGATCCGGCGCCACGAACGACTCACGCAGCGCCCCACCTGCACCGTGCTGGGGTTTACCGCCAATGCCCAACCGGAAGAGGTGCTTCGCTGCAAGCAGGCCGGCATGAACGAGTGCCTGTTCAAACCGCTGAGCCTGAGTGTCTTGAGCCAATGGGTCGACAGTGTCCGGCCAGCGCTCATTTCGCCTGCGTTCAATCTGCAAGGGTTGCACGCCCTGACAGGAGGAAACCCCGCTCAGACCCGCCGACTGCTGACCGAACTGCTCAACAGCAGTCGGCTTGACCGTCAGGATCTGCTGGCGTTGTCCCCGGGGCGGGATCACCAGGCTCTGGCCGAGATGGCGCACAAGATCAAAGGCGCCGCGCGCATTGCCCAGGCGTCACGCCTGATCGACAGTTGCGACGCTCTGGAACAGGCCTGCCTGCAAGCGTTGCCGGTGGACGAGATCAAACGCCGCTGCAAGGCGAGCAGCTTCGCCATCCTTGAACTGGAGAAGGCACTGGAGCAACAACTGACGCTGACCGACCAGAGCAGAATGACCGGGCCTTAA
- a CDS encoding hybrid sensor histidine kinase/response regulator, protein MDIKFTHRLSYKQARLTVLVGFILGTLLSLLQIGIDYASEDASINREILSLLEISHNPASRIAYNIDAELAQELTLGLLRSPAIISAQLTDNNQTVLASVKRPELQNGYRLISDFLFGAKREFEDRLYLDHLPNESLGTLSLEVDTYAFGSRFLRRAEVTLLNGFARSLILTGILLALFYVMLTKPLVRVIRELSGRDPRSAEPTTLECPSGHANDEIGVLVKVANQQFENIATEIQQRRTAENRLTDYLAQLEDIVSARTAELKAINARLSQSNEELEVARSTALDMAEARSAFLANMSHEIRTPLNGLLGMIALSLDGPLNGEQQQQLSIAHDSGKVLVELLNDILDLSKFDAGQLELEHIPFDLGSLIEDTANLLSQNAAPSVELTCLIDPHFPALVLGDPTRVRQIVSNLLSNALKFTRFGRVDVRLSTWKDGVRIEVCDTGIGIAQEAQVKIFQPFTQAGAGITRQYGGTGLGLALTYNLCEAMQGRLTISSEVGFGSQFCAELPLPCHTRAVIPAPLHGSVLAITTAASGLSELLGSLLPVWGLSYEQRTIEASLLGPSPDIIITDCPECLFGLRPTMTAPILLVTAYGSFMPGEEAAALAPLQQQARPLARNALYQNLRRTLQPDITTIDRARLESVPSQRRGRVLLVEDNPVNQLVAKGMLGKLGCEVVVAAHGAEALDQLEHHEFDLVLMDCNMPVMDGYEASRQIRQSGRWPHLPIVALTANAMSEERERCRAAGMSDYLAKPFRREELAALLDQWIPTTTAL, encoded by the coding sequence ATGGATATCAAATTCACCCACCGGCTGTCATACAAACAGGCCCGGCTTACCGTGCTGGTCGGGTTCATTCTGGGCACGCTGCTCAGCCTGCTGCAAATCGGCATCGATTATGCCAGTGAAGACGCCTCCATCAACCGTGAAATCCTGTCTTTGCTGGAAATCAGCCATAACCCGGCCTCGCGTATCGCCTATAACATCGATGCCGAGCTGGCCCAGGAACTCACGCTGGGCCTGCTGCGCTCGCCGGCCATCATTTCCGCACAACTGACCGACAACAATCAGACGGTTCTGGCCAGCGTGAAGCGCCCGGAGCTGCAAAACGGCTATCGGTTGATCAGCGACTTTCTGTTCGGCGCCAAACGCGAGTTCGAAGATCGGCTCTATCTCGACCATTTGCCCAACGAATCCCTCGGCACCCTGAGCCTGGAAGTCGACACCTATGCCTTCGGCAGCCGCTTCCTGCGTCGAGCCGAAGTCACGCTGCTCAACGGTTTTGCCCGCAGCCTGATCCTGACCGGCATCCTGCTGGCGCTGTTCTACGTGATGCTGACCAAGCCCCTGGTGCGGGTGATCCGTGAACTCAGCGGGCGCGATCCGCGCAGTGCCGAACCGACCACGCTTGAATGTCCGAGTGGACACGCCAACGATGAGATCGGCGTGCTGGTGAAGGTCGCCAACCAGCAGTTCGAGAACATCGCCACGGAAATCCAGCAACGGCGCACCGCGGAAAACCGCCTCACCGACTACCTCGCTCAACTCGAAGACATCGTGTCGGCACGCACCGCCGAACTGAAAGCCATCAACGCCCGCCTCAGCCAGTCCAACGAGGAACTGGAGGTCGCCCGCAGCACCGCACTGGACATGGCAGAGGCCCGCTCGGCGTTCCTTGCCAACATGAGCCACGAGATCCGCACCCCGCTCAACGGCCTGCTGGGCATGATCGCGCTGTCCCTCGACGGCCCGCTCAATGGCGAACAGCAGCAACAACTGTCCATTGCCCACGACTCGGGCAAAGTGCTGGTGGAGTTGCTCAACGATATTCTCGACCTGTCGAAATTCGATGCCGGGCAACTGGAACTCGAACACATCCCGTTCGACCTCGGCTCGTTGATCGAAGACACCGCCAACCTGCTGTCGCAGAACGCCGCGCCAAGCGTGGAGCTGACGTGCCTGATCGATCCGCACTTTCCGGCGCTGGTGCTCGGAGACCCGACACGGGTCAGGCAGATCGTCAGCAACCTGCTGTCCAACGCCCTGAAATTCACCCGTTTTGGTCGGGTCGATGTGCGTTTGTCGACCTGGAAGGATGGCGTGCGCATCGAGGTCTGCGATACCGGCATCGGTATCGCCCAGGAAGCCCAGGTGAAGATTTTCCAGCCCTTCACCCAGGCCGGGGCCGGTATCACCCGCCAGTACGGCGGCACCGGGCTGGGCCTGGCCTTGACCTACAACCTGTGCGAGGCCATGCAGGGGCGCCTGACGATCAGTTCCGAAGTCGGTTTCGGCAGTCAGTTCTGTGCCGAACTGCCGTTGCCCTGCCACACCCGCGCGGTCATCCCGGCCCCGTTGCATGGCAGCGTGCTCGCCATCACCACTGCGGCCAGCGGCCTGTCAGAGCTGCTGGGCAGTCTGTTGCCGGTCTGGGGTCTGTCGTACGAACAGCGCACGATTGAAGCGTCACTCCTCGGCCCGTCACCGGACATCATCATCACCGATTGCCCCGAATGCCTGTTTGGCCTGCGCCCGACCATGACCGCACCGATTCTGCTGGTGACGGCCTACGGCAGTTTCATGCCGGGCGAAGAAGCTGCGGCCCTTGCCCCGCTACAGCAGCAGGCGCGTCCCCTGGCACGCAACGCGCTGTATCAGAATCTGCGCAGAACCCTGCAACCGGACATCACCACCATCGACCGTGCGCGTCTTGAAAGCGTGCCATCTCAGCGTCGCGGGCGGGTGTTGCTGGTGGAGGACAACCCGGTCAACCAACTGGTGGCCAAGGGCATGCTCGGCAAACTTGGTTGCGAGGTAGTGGTGGCGGCCCATGGCGCAGAAGCGCTGGATCAGCTGGAACACCATGAGTTCGATCTGGTGCTGATGGACTGCAACATGCCGGTGATGGACGGTTACGAAGCAAGCCGGCAGATCCGTCAGAGCGGTCGCTGGCCACACTTGCCGATCGTGGCGTTGACGGCCAACGCCATGTCCGAGGAACGGGAGCGCTGCCGGGCGGCGGGCATGAGTGACTACCTGGCCAAACCGTTCCGTCGCGAAGAACTGGCAGCGCTGCTGGATCAGTGGATACCGACTACGACAGCGCTTTGA
- a CDS encoding HD domain-containing phosphohydrolase → MPSPLRPDQRRFPLHVHISVMFTFLLLLTGVVLGLFNYRQTTQIILSSSEKLFERIEQDVRVDLQSTYAPIRHLLSLLADNPGTQASTLEQRLTLLKPFSQSLADNPDLASLYLGYDNGDFFMVRPLRTASLRTLLKAPDAAAYQVWSIEHDADGGVRSQSLFFDQVLSAVARHDNPDDAYDPRSRTWYTRAQQQNEQITTEPYVFFSTHNVGTTLARRSSVHAVIAADLTLDALSATLTKHVVTPATEIVLFDAEGNAVAYPDSSRLIVDDRTARLAKAADLSPSLHALLSADHQGKRLKADGRRWIVARSSLQEGGPKGLQMALLVPEDELLVDAYRMRWQGALITLATLLLCLPLGWLISRILVKPLHALVKEADAIRSFDFNFPVTRRSPVLEVDQLSLSMARMKDTLASFFRITDSLTAETRFAPLLQRVLFETVQIAQAQAGLIYLRESDGNRMEPYGLVVDGTSRPLAAFDIQGHNLDTAQGPEWFEQLAHANNVVSNLGFEQAADLQKVLLAMDTPRVHLIGIRLHNQHNETIGLLVLLINDSGTPADLEKLRPDRIAFLQAVSGAAAVSIESQRLQARQKQLLDAFIQLLAGAIDAKSPYTGGHCQRVPELTLMLAHAAAASEAPAFSDYQPSEDEWEALHIAAWLHDCGKVTTPEYVVDKATKLETLNDRIHEVRTRFEVLKRDAWISYWQALASGGDERQLASLRDATLTALDDDFSFVARCNLGSEAMADADLQRLEGIAQRTWTRTLDDRLGVSWEENRRQARTSAPTLPVSERLLADKPEHLLERADSELIPEDNPWGFKLDVPRYKYNRGELYNLSIPRGTLTREERYIINHHMVQTILMLSHLPFPGHLNNVAEIAGGHHEKMDGTGYPKRLKREEMSLPARMMAIADIFEALTAADRPYKKAKTLSEALGIMATMCREAHIDAELFGLFIREGLYLQYASRFLDPQQIDAVDPAGVLRKAGLAA, encoded by the coding sequence ATGCCCAGCCCACTGCGCCCGGATCAACGCCGGTTTCCTTTGCACGTGCACATCAGCGTCATGTTCACCTTTCTGCTGTTGCTCACCGGGGTCGTGCTGGGGCTGTTCAACTACCGGCAGACCACGCAGATCATTCTGTCGAGCAGCGAAAAACTGTTCGAACGCATCGAACAGGATGTACGTGTCGACCTGCAATCGACCTACGCGCCAATCCGGCACCTGCTGAGCCTGCTCGCGGACAACCCCGGGACTCAGGCCTCAACGCTTGAACAACGCCTGACGCTGCTCAAGCCGTTCAGCCAGTCACTGGCGGACAACCCGGACCTGGCCTCGTTGTATCTGGGTTACGACAACGGCGATTTCTTCATGGTGCGCCCGTTGCGCACCGCGTCACTGAGAACCTTGCTGAAAGCTCCGGATGCAGCGGCGTATCAGGTCTGGAGCATCGAACATGACGCCGATGGCGGCGTCAGATCGCAATCGCTGTTTTTCGATCAGGTGTTGTCAGCGGTGGCTCGTCACGACAATCCGGACGATGCCTACGACCCGCGCAGCCGCACCTGGTACACCCGCGCGCAGCAACAGAACGAACAAATCACCACCGAACCCTATGTGTTTTTTTCCACCCACAATGTCGGCACCACCCTCGCCCGACGCAGCAGCGTGCACGCGGTGATCGCTGCCGACCTGACCCTCGACGCACTGTCGGCGACCCTGACCAAACATGTGGTGACGCCGGCGACAGAAATCGTCCTCTTCGATGCCGAAGGCAACGCCGTGGCCTATCCCGACAGCAGCCGGCTGATCGTCGATGACCGCACCGCGCGCCTGGCCAAGGCGGCTGACCTGAGCCCGAGCCTGCATGCCCTGCTGTCGGCCGATCATCAGGGCAAACGCCTGAAAGCTGACGGACGACGCTGGATCGTCGCCCGCAGCAGCCTGCAGGAAGGCGGCCCGAAAGGTTTGCAGATGGCCTTGCTGGTGCCGGAGGACGAGTTACTGGTCGATGCCTATCGCATGCGCTGGCAAGGTGCGCTGATCACCCTTGCCACCCTGTTGTTGTGCCTGCCGCTGGGCTGGCTGATCTCGCGGATTCTGGTCAAGCCGCTGCATGCACTGGTCAAGGAAGCCGATGCCATCCGCAGTTTCGATTTCAACTTTCCCGTGACCCGTCGCTCGCCGGTGCTGGAGGTCGATCAGTTGAGCCTGTCGATGGCGCGGATGAAGGACACCCTGGCCAGCTTCTTTCGCATCACCGACAGCCTGACCGCCGAAACCCGGTTCGCCCCGCTGCTGCAACGGGTGTTGTTCGAAACGGTGCAGATTGCCCAGGCCCAGGCCGGCCTGATCTACCTGCGCGAAAGTGATGGCAACCGCATGGAACCTTACGGGCTGGTGGTCGACGGCACTTCCCGGCCGCTGGCAGCGTTCGATATTCAAGGCCACAACCTTGATACCGCGCAGGGTCCCGAATGGTTCGAGCAACTGGCGCATGCCAACAACGTGGTCAGCAACCTCGGCTTCGAACAGGCCGCCGACCTGCAAAAGGTCCTGCTGGCCATGGACACGCCGCGCGTCCACCTGATCGGGATCCGCCTGCACAACCAGCACAACGAAACAATCGGCCTGCTGGTGTTGCTGATCAATGACAGCGGCACCCCGGCCGACCTGGAGAAGCTGCGACCCGACCGCATCGCGTTCCTGCAAGCGGTGTCCGGTGCGGCGGCGGTGAGTATCGAGAGCCAACGTCTGCAAGCCCGGCAGAAACAACTGCTGGATGCGTTCATTCAACTGCTCGCCGGCGCCATCGATGCCAAGAGCCCTTATACCGGCGGGCATTGCCAACGCGTGCCGGAACTGACCCTGATGCTCGCCCACGCCGCCGCGGCCAGCGAGGCCCCCGCCTTCAGCGACTACCAGCCCAGTGAGGACGAATGGGAAGCCTTGCACATCGCCGCGTGGCTGCACGACTGCGGCAAAGTCACGACGCCGGAATACGTCGTCGACAAAGCCACCAAACTGGAAACCCTGAACGATCGCATCCATGAAGTCCGCACCCGGTTCGAAGTGCTCAAGCGCGACGCGTGGATCAGCTACTGGCAAGCCCTGGCGTCGGGTGGCGACGAACGACAACTGGCCAGCCTGCGCGACGCGACGCTGACAGCGCTGGATGATGACTTCAGTTTTGTCGCCCGCTGCAATCTGGGCAGTGAGGCCATGGCCGACGCCGACCTTCAGCGTCTTGAGGGCATTGCGCAGCGCACCTGGACACGTACGCTGGATGATCGCCTGGGCGTGTCCTGGGAGGAAAACCGGCGCCAGGCACGCACATCGGCGCCCACCCTTCCGGTCAGCGAAAGGTTACTGGCGGACAAGCCCGAGCATCTGCTCGAACGTGCCGACAGCGAACTGATTCCGGAAGACAACCCATGGGGGTTCAAACTCGACGTCCCGCGCTACAAATACAACCGTGGCGAGCTGTACAACCTGAGCATTCCTCGTGGCACGCTGACCCGAGAGGAGCGTTACATCATCAACCACCACATGGTGCAGACGATCCTGATGCTCAGTCATCTGCCCTTCCCCGGGCATCTGAACAACGTGGCGGAGATTGCCGGCGGCCATCACGAAAAAATGGACGGCACCGGTTATCCGAAACGTTTGAAACGCGAGGAGATGAGCCTGCCGGCACGGATGATGGCGATTGCCGACATCTTCGAAGCGCTGACCGCCGCCGACCGCCCGTACAAAAAGGCCAAGACCCTCAGCGAAGCGCTGGGAATCATGGCCACCATGTGCCGCGAGGCACATATCGATGCCGAGCTGTTCGGCCTGTTCATCCGCGAAGGCCTGTATCTGCAATACGCCAGCCGTTTCCTCGACCCGCAACAGATCGATGCTGTCGACCCTGCCGGCGTGCTGCGCAAGGCCGGTCTTGCGGCGTGA